Within Deltaproteobacteria bacterium, the genomic segment GAAACAGGGCGATCGCAAGGAGAAGGCAGGCGAACGGGAGAACCGACCAGACCGGGAGGGAGAGGCCGATGGCGATCCGATCGGCGGCGGTCACGGTCGACCCGCCGCCCTACATGTACAGGAACAGGTGACGGCGGCCCTCCTCGAGGAGACGGCCGGTGACCGAGTGCCCCAGCAGGTCGTCCCACCAGTGCTCCCCCCACCCGCCCAGGACGACGACGTCCGCGCCTTCCGCCTCGCAGAACGCGGAGAACGCCTCGAGCCGGGGACCGGGGATCACCCGTTCCTCCCACGCCGGATATCCCGCGTCGGCCAGGAGCTCCCGCGGGCCGGAGAGACGCGCCTCCCCCGCCGCGCGGGAGTCGTCGACGGCGAGGAGGATTCCGCGGGACACGGACTTCCACAGGGAGAGGCGCGCCATCGCACCGATGGCGCGCTCCGTGCGGGGCCCGCCGCCGCACCCCAGCACCACCGTGCGCACCGGCCGGAACGGGGAGCACGCGAGCAGGACCGGGATCCCGCCGTCCCGCATCACCGAAAGGACCAGCCGGCCCGGGGCGTCGCCCTGGTCCGGGTCGAAGTGGGAGGCCGCGGCCGACACCAGCACGTCGAACCCGCCCGCCGCGGCGATGAGCTCCCGCTCCGGCTCCCCCTCCCGAACCTCTCCCTTCGCCGGGACCCCGGCGTCCGCAACGATCCGGGTCGCCTCCCGGACCGACGCCGTCCCCTCGGCCGTCATCCGCTTCTCCACCTCGTCGGCCGCGTGGCGGGCCAGGTGGAAGGCCCCCGGCCGGGCGCCTTCCTCGATCCGCCGGATCTCCCCCCGGTCCACGATCGAGAGGACCCGGATCGACCCGCCGTGCGACTTCGCAACGTCGACCGCCAGGGTGAGGGCGTCCCGGAAGGAGGGGCCCCGGAAGACCGGCAGGAGGACGTTCACGTCAGATCACCGTCAACCGCTGCAGATCGAGGTCCCCCCCCGCGTGCGTCCGGCCGATCCTCCACGCCCCCTCGCCTTCCCGCCGAAGCGCGTCGCACAGCGCATCGGCGGAAGCCGCGGGGACGAACATCAGGAGCCCCCCGGAGGTCTGCGGGTCGGCGAGCAGAAGCGCCTCCTCCGTGGAAATCATGGGAGGGAACCGGACCCGGCCGGCCTGGTGGGCGACGGTGTCGCGCACTCCTCCCGGGATCGGCGGCCGGCCGAACGCGCGGTGGACCCATCCGGACCCGGGAAACCCCCTGGCGCCGGTCAAGGCGTCGATCCGCCGGCACTTGAGAAGCTCCCGGACGCCCGGGAAGAACGGGATGTCCGCGTGCCGGATCTCGGCGACCAGCCCGCTGCCTTCCAGCACCTCGAGGAGGTGGCCCGTGAGGCCGAACCCGGTGACGTCGGTGGCGGTGGAGATGCCGACCTCCCGCCCCGCCCTGGCGGCGCCGGCGTTGAGACGCGACATCGACGCGATCACCGACGCTTCCGTCGCCTTCGGGCAGACCCCCCACCGGATCGCGGTGGTCGCCACCCCGGTCCCGAGCGGCTTCGTGAGTATGATTTCGTCCCCCGGCTTCGCGCCCCGGTTGTGCCAGACCCGGTCGGGGTGCACCCTCCCCGTCACGGCGAGGCCGAACTTGGGGACGTCGTCCTTGACCGTGTGCCCCCCGATGATGCAGATCCCGGCCTCCTTCGCCTTCGCCGCGGCTCCCGCCATCACGTCCGCCAGGAGCGGAAGCGTCTTCGCGTCGTCGGGGAAGGCGGCGATCGCGAGGGCGTAGAGCGGCTCCCCGCCCATCGCGTAGACGTCGCTCAAGGAGTTCGCGGCGGCCACCTCGCCGTAGGTGTACGGGTCGTCCACGATCGGGGTGAAGAAGTCGAGGGTGGCGATCAGCGCCTGGTCGTCCGACATCCGGAACACTCCGGCGTCGTCGGAGTGGCTGCTTCCGACCAGCACCCGCGGATCGTCGGGCGGCGGGAGGGCGGACAGTATCCGGGCAAGGACCCCCTGCCCCAATTTCGACGCTCAACCGGCGCAGGACGACAGGTGGGTCAGGAAGATCTTCTCTCGGTCGCTCAAGCTCCCCGGTGCCTCCGGCGCCGCCCGTCAGGCCGCGACACGGATGGGAACCTGGATCTCGGTCAGCATGTCGTCCTGGCTCCCCCCCGAATGCGGCTCGGGCGCGACGAAAAACAGTTCGCGGGTCTCCCCGATCGCCTCGTACCGGTTCTCCCGGAGCCAGTCTAACACTTTTTCATACGTGCACTGGATCCACTCGTACGGCCCCCGGTGGACGAACACGGCGACCACCGTCTCCGGAAGATCGACGATCTCCGTGCCCGGGACC encodes:
- the selD gene encoding selenide, water dikinase SelD, encoding MSDREKIFLTHLSSCAGUASKLGQGVLARILSALPPPDDPRVLVGSSHSDDAGVFRMSDDQALIATLDFFTPIVDDPYTYGEVAAANSLSDVYAMGGEPLYALAIAAFPDDAKTLPLLADVMAGAAAKAKEAGICIIGGHTVKDDVPKFGLAVTGRVHPDRVWHNRGAKPGDEIILTKPLGTGVATTAIRWGVCPKATEASVIASMSRLNAGAARAGREVGISTATDVTGFGLTGHLLEVLEGSGLVAEIRHADIPFFPGVRELLKCRRIDALTGARGFPGSGWVHRAFGRPPIPGGVRDTVAHQAGRVRFPPMISTEEALLLADPQTSGGLLMFVPAASADALCDALRREGEGAWRIGRTHAGGDLDLQRLTVI
- a CDS encoding universal stress protein; its protein translation is MNVLLPVFRGPSFRDALTLAVDVAKSHGGSIRVLSIVDRGEIRRIEEGARPGAFHLARHAADEVEKRMTAEGTASVREATRIVADAGVPAKGEVREGEPERELIAAAGGFDVLVSAAASHFDPDQGDAPGRLVLSVMRDGGIPVLLACSPFRPVRTVVLGCGGGPRTERAIGAMARLSLWKSVSRGILLAVDDSRAAGEARLSGPRELLADAGYPAWEERVIPGPRLEAFSAFCEAEGADVVVLGGWGEHWWDDLLGHSVTGRLLEEGRRHLFLYM
- a CDS encoding GyrI-like domain-containing protein, with protein sequence MTPFHEIRTVPRIRAIGISGNLSLWGVDSALTRLYDKAMEWRLMFRQPALGLREGAIRIPDAFHSEYRVLFPLNEDPDREVPGTEIVDLPETVVAVFVHRGPYEWIQCTYEKVLDWLRENRYEAIGETRELFFVAPEPHSGGSQDDMLTEIQVPIRVAA